A single window of Solanum dulcamara chromosome 5, daSolDulc1.2, whole genome shotgun sequence DNA harbors:
- the LOC129889216 gene encoding transcription factor ABORTED MICROSPORES has translation MELMHLMERLRPIMGLKGWDYCVLWKLSEDQRFLEWICCCCGGAEKNMHSCEQEIFFPDSSTSTCRDVMFQHPTTTACDLLAQVPPSLALDCGIYAQTLLSNQAKWMNFVPFSESNMSNEIMGTRALIPSPLGLLELFSMQQLAEDEKVIEFVSAQCNTYLEQQAMMNSSFSNGVQENTSKPFPADGEGDGDDHIKNSQNHYQQTVSPAATSDQLSYDFPLKRKQLDTCSMNFLPPFSTYSTPEVDNNTGGSMLFGQSTSDVTHFSENRYMSEMDAYLQKQMMRSNSTQAGVDDESIKHDHERSNSGSDSDQNEEEDGPKYRRRNGKGPQSKNLMAERKRRKKLNERLYALRSLVPNISKLDRASILGDAIEYVMELEKQVKDLQLELEEHSDDDSGVRHQDQIHPDVLNHNGTKNRPKSEINGKLSNGSHREISTNSNGNTDKIQQVEENDKLQQMEPQVEVAQLDGNEFFVKVFREHKAGGFVRTLEALNSLGLEVTNVNATRHTCLVSSIFKVEKRDNEMVQADHVRDTLLELTRNPSRGLSEMARASSDNNANVTTDYHQLHQHHHHLDNNNQHKQANSHHFHRHHHH, from the exons TTAAAAGGCTGGGATTACTGTGTTTTGTGGAAGTTGAGTGAAGATCAAAG GTTTCTTGAATGGATTTGTTGTTGCTGTGGTGGAGCTGAAAAAAATATGCATAGCTGTGAACAAGAGATATTTTTCCCTGATTCTTCTACTTCAACTTGTAGAGATGTTATGTTTCAGCATCCAACAACAACTGCTTGTGATTTACTGGCTCAGGTCCCGCCTTCTCTGGCGCTAGACTGCGG AATTTATGCACAGACCTTACTATCTAATCAAGCAAAATGGATGAACTTTGTACCTTTCTCGGAATCAAATATGTCTAAT GAAATAATGGGAACCAGAGCTTTGATTCCGTCTCCTCTTGGATTGCTCGAGTTGTTCAGTATGCAACAA CTAGCAGAAGATGAGAAAGTCATAGAATTTGTCTCAGCTCAATGCAATACGTACTTGGAGCAGCAAGCTATGATGAATTCAAGTTTCTCAAATGGGGTTCAAGAGAACACATCAAAGCCTTTCCCAGCAGACGGAGAAGGAGACGGAGACGACCATATAAAAAATTCCCAAAATCATTACCAGCAAACAGTTTCCCCTGCAGCTACATCAGATCAGTTGTCATATGATTTCCCACTTAAACGAAAacaattggatacttgttcgaTGAACTTCCTTCCTCCGTTCAGTACTTACAGCACACCAGAAGTCGATAACAACACAGGAGGGAGCATGTTGTTTGGTCAGAGCACAAGTGATGTGACACATTTCTCGGAGAATAGGTATATGAGTGAGATGGATGCTTATTTACAGAAGCAAATGATGAGAAGTAATAGTACTCAAGCTGGAGTTGATGATGAATCTATCAAACATGATCACGAAAGATCCAATTCGGGATCTGATAGTGATCaaaatgaggaagaagatgGTCCTAAGTATAGAAGGAGAAATGGAAAGGGTCCTCAATCCAAGAACCTTATGGCTGAAAGGAAAAGAAGGAAGAAACTAAATGAAAGGCTCTATGCTCTTAGATCTTTGGTTCCCAATATTTCCAAG TTGGATAGAGCTTCTATCCTTGGAGATGCTATTGAATATGTGATGGAATTGGAAAAGCAAGTGAAAGATCTGCAGCTTGAGCTTGAAGAACATTCAGATGACGACAGTGGAGTAAGACATCAGGACCAGATCCACCCTGACGTTTTAAACCATAATGGAACTAAAAACAGGCCTAAATCAGAAATTAATGGCAAACTTTCAAATGGAAGCCATAGAGAAATATCAACTAATTCTAATGGCAACACTGACAAAATTCAACAGGTAGAAGAGAATGACAAATTGCAGCAAATGGAG CCACAAGTGGAAGTTGCACAATTAGATGGGAATGAATTCTTTGTGAAGGTGTTTCGCGAGCACAAGGCTGGTGGATTTGTGAGGACCTTGGAGGCTTTGAACTCCTTGGGCTTGGAGGTTACCAATGTCAATGCAACTAGGCATACTTGTTTGGTATCAAGTATCTTCAAAGTAGAA AAAAGGGATAATGAGATGGTTCAAGCTGATCATGTGAGGGACACCTTGCTAGAGCTGACAAGAAACCCTAGTAGAGGTTTGTCTGAAATGGCTAGAGCATCATCAGATAATAATGCAAATGTCACTACAGATTATCATCAACTACATCAGCATCATCATCACCTAGACAATAATAATCAACACAAGCAAGCCAATTCTCATCACTTTCACAGACACCACCATCACTAA